From Nitrospirota bacterium:
TGTCCAGACCGTCGCAAGTCTCGGCGGAAGAGGCGGTGGTTTGGGAGCAGACGGGAGTCCCGTTTGAGCACACGGTTGTGCCTGCGGCGCAGACGCCCTTGCCGCCCGTGGCGCAGGAGGCGGACGGGATGGCGTCGTCGACCTTTCCGTTGCAATCGTTGTCCTTCGCGTCGCAGATCTCGACGCTGGACGCAAGACGCTGGACGCAAGTAAGAGCGCCGTTCACGCAGGTTTGGGTTCCTTCGGAGCAGACGCCTTGGTTGCCGGTGGAGCAGGATGCCGACGGGATGTCCTCATCGGTTGTCCCGTCACAATCGTTGTCTTTCGAGTCGCACACCTCGATGGAACTGCTGGTGGTTTGGGCGCACGCGAGAGCGCCGTTCACGCAGGTTTGGGTTCCTTCGGCGCAGACGCCGGGCAGGCCGGTGTCGCAGGTCCCGGCGGTAGTCGCAGGCTTTATGCCTGCGTCCGAAGACGCACCCGTAAAGGGTGCGCCTGCGCCTACCAAGTCTTCATCCACCACGCCGTCGCAGTCGTTGTCTTTGCCGTCGCAGAGTTCGGGCGTGGGGACGCAGGAGGGGAGGACGGTGAAGGTGAGGGCCGCAGGAGAGGGGTCGCGATTGCCCATCGCGTCCGAGGCGGCCACGGCGAACTTGTGCTCGCCCGACGCGGGACGCAGGACGTGGGACGCGGGGCACGGAGCGAAGGCTGAGTCGTCCAACGCGCACCGGAATACGCATGCCGTCTCGGTACAGGTGAATGTGAACGTGATGTCTTGTCCTGCCTGCGCCTCGCGTCCTGCGCCCAGCGCCTCCGCCGACACGAACGTGTCGGGCGGTGTGAGATCTACCTGCTTGAGTTCGATCTTGACCTCGGCGGCGGGGGGGATTCCCGCGGACTTGAAATCCGCAACGACCTTCTGTTCCAGCTTCTTGGCAAGGTCTTCAAAGGCCTTTTGGGCCTGGGCCTCGGTAGGTTTGGACGCGGGATCGGCGGCGGCGGCGATGGCTTGGTCGAAGGACGCGGGCGTAAAGCCCGCGGCTACCGCGCCGGTTCCGATCAGAGAGGCCACCTCCGTGAGCGTGGCGATGCCGTCGCCGTCGAGGTCGGGGAGTTCGACGTCGTTCATGGAGAGGGGGGTGTCTTCCACCTCAATCGTGAACCCGTGATCCAGTGATCCCGTGACCCCGCCAGGAGCACCCCCACCCGAACCCTCCCCCGTCGAGGGGGAGGGGGTTCCGGGCTGACCGCTGACCGCTGACTGCTGACTGCTGACTTTGATCTTCACCGTCGTTTTCACTTCGACGAGGGGCACGTCCTGATGTTTGCCGGGTCGCACGCGTGTGCGGATGGAGTTGGCGCCGTCGCGGGCGGATTTCTGGGGGAGGAGGAAGGTGATTTCGAAGGCGAAGGCGATGTCGCCTTCTGCAGGTTCCTGGTTCCTTGTTCCTAGTTCCTGGAACTGTGGTTGGAGGGTAGCCGCGGGCTTTATTCCCGTGTCCGAGGACGCACCCGTAAAGGGTGCGGCTACCACTCGGGATGGCGTCCCCCGCACCCACCTTCTCACGCTCCGCGCCGCGGCGCCGCGTCTCCCCCCTCGAATGCCGGATTCCACGTCTCCCCGGCGCCCCGCCCGGATGCCGCCACGAATGCCGGAAGCTTCCTCGCCTCTCCGACCGCTCCGAACGCCCCCGCGGATGCCCTCGGCGACGAGTTCCTCATTCACATAAACATCCGCCTCGAGTTCCTCCTGCTCCCCCACGCCCAACAGCGCCGCGGCGGCCTCGGGGGAGAGCGGAAGAACCACGTTCACCGGAGCAGAGTCGGCGGGTGTGGTTTCGGCTAGGACCCTTGCCTTGGAACAGGAGAAAAGGAGGAGCCCGAACACCAGCGAAATAGTGATAGCCCGCATAGCGAATTTCGCGGCCAGAATAGAACGGGGAGAACCACAGACAATCAGGTAAACCCTGTATTGGGGACTGCCGCAGTCGTGAAAGTGGTGCTGGGGAAAGACCGCAGGCGTAAAGCCTGCGCCTACCGTATGGAAAAGGCCTCCCCGGTAGCCGCGGGCTTCAGCCCGCGTTGTCTCGGTCGAGGACTCAAACCAAGCCGGTTTCCATTGCGTAGCGCACAAGATCGGCGGCCTTGTGGAGGTCCAGCTTGTCCATGATGTGTGTGCGGTGTGTCTCGACCGTCTTGGTGCTGATGGAGAGTTTCTTCCCGATCTGCCGATTGGTGAGACCTCTTGCGATCCATTGGAGGATCTCCCGTTCTCGGTCCGTGAGCGAGTCGCCTGGAGCACGGCCATCGAACACGAGGGCATCCAGCTTCGCGGCGACGGAGGCGCTGACGAACCTGCCGCCTGCGGCCACCGTCCGGATGGCCTGGACGAGGTCTTCGAAGGCGCTGTCCTTCAGCACGAAGCCGGGGAGGCGTGCTCGGGCGGCGCGGGCGAGGGTGACGGGATCATCGTGCATCGTCAGGAGGACGACGCGCGAAGGGGTTCCTTCGAAGCCTCTCGCCACGTCCAAACCGTCCATGTCCGGCAGCGATACGTCCAGGATGACGGCGTCCGGGCGTAGGCGTTGCACGAGGTCGTGAGCCGATTTTCCGTTGTCTGCTTCGCCGACCACCACGATGTCTCCGGTGGCGCGGAGCATCTCCTTGAGTCCTTCCCGGAACATCTTGTGGTCGTCGACCAAGATCGCCCTAATCATGGGTGGGGATGGCGAGAACGAGCGTGGTGCCCCCGCCTGGAGCGGTCTTCAGCGCGACACTGCCGTTCAACAGTTCCGCTCTCTCCTTGATGGTGATGAGACCCAGTCCCAAGCCGCGGTCGGCGCCATCCCCGCCTTTCATGCCCTTCCCATCGTCGTGAATTTCCAGGATGGCGGCGCGGCCTTCCTTGCGAAGGGAGATTCGGATGGATTGCGCGCCCGAATGCTTCACGGCGTTTCCGAGCGCTTCCTGGAAGATGCGGTAAAAATGATCTTTCGCCGGGAGTGGAATATCGAACGAAGGATCGGCTTCCACGGAAATCCGAACTTCCGATCGCTCCCGAATCAGGCGCGCGTGCCAGCGGACGGCGTCGGCCATGGTCGTGCGCTCCAGCGCGGACGGGCGCAAGTCAACGGCTACGGCACGCAGTTCGTCGATCGAGTGGGACAAATCCGCCACGGCCCGCGTGAAGGTCTCTACCTCCAATCGTTCACCCTTTCTCAGATTCGCTTCAGCCATCTGGAGCCCGAGTTTGACGGCCAGGAGAGACTGTCCCACGCCGTCGTGGAGTTCCCGCGAGAGCCGTTTCCGTTCGTCTTCATAGGCGTTCAAGACGCGGGCCGAGAGGGAGCGCATGGTGTTTCGAATGCGGATGAATCTCGCGGCAAGGGCGAACGTGAGCAGCACGACGAAGAACCCCGCGGCGAGGTCGCCCAGATCCAACGGGCCGAGGAAATGATCGGGGTAGATGCCGAGGAAGGAGAGGACCTCGGCGTTTATTCCGAACACCACGCCGACCACGCCGAGGAGAACGGTTCCCGATTCAGGCACGCGTCGACGGACCGCTTGCGCGGCGACCACAACAGGGGCGATCCCCGCGGCGGCGGCGTAGGCATAGAAAAGAAAGGCCATCGTGGTGTAGTGGCCGCCGGACCATGTGACCAAGGCGGCGGCGAGGGGGATGGAAAGGGCCACGATGGCCTTGTAGGCCCAATGGAATCGGGCCTTGCAGAAGGAAATGACGAACACGAGGAACAAGGCTGGGAGCAGGCACCACAAGGCAAAAGATGCCCACTGTGGAACGGCGCCTTTCCAGCCGGTCTGGTAAAAAAGCAAGGTGTCCAAGAAGTAGATTGCCTCGTAAACCATGACCGTGGCGCAGAAGAGGAGCATCTCCCTCCCCCGGATGCCTCTCGCATAACCCCACAGTGCGGCGAGGAGGAGGAAGGCAAACAGCGAGAGGAGCACGGACTCCACGGCGCCTCGGTCATTTTCCCGATCGAGTTCAATCTCGCGCAGGACGGCGTAGTCGCCAATGGCGGCGGGACCATCCATGATCCCCCCGCTCAGCCAGGTGTTCAGCACGTGGATGGCCAGCACGTTTTCGCCCTCTGTCCGGAGGAGAGACGCGGGGACGGGGTAGAGGCGTTCGTCCCACGTGGCTTCGACCCACTTTCCCCGGACGGCGCCTGCCGATCCGATGCGGATGCCGTTCAGGAAAGTCTCATCGCTGTTGCCGATGCGACCGAGGAACAGAGCCGGCCGATGGGGCGAGAAGCCGCGAGGCAGCGTGAAATGAAGCCGGTACCAGCCGTGCCCGTTGTCGGTGTGAAGACCCTGCGATTGCAGACTGCCCGGAATGTGGACGGGGATCCAACCGGATTCGTCTGCTTCCGGCGCGGACCATGCGGGATCGTCACCTGCACGGAACAGATGTGTTCCGTCGAGCAAGGCGATTTCTCCCGTCGGAGGGGGAGCCGAGAGAAGCGTCGCCGCAAGGATGAAGGCCGACGCGGTAACCACGGGCGCCACTATGCGGTCACCGTTTATGCGCGAATCCCGCGCGCCACGTGGAGGGCCAGCGTCATGATCGCCTGCTGCGGATTCACGATGGTGCAGGTGGGGAGGATGCCGCCGTCGGCGATGAAAAGGCCTTCTAACCCGTGAACTTCGCCGGAGGGGGAAACCACCGAACGCTTGGGATCGACTCCCATGGCGCAGGTGCCCATCGGGTGGAGACTTCCACCGATCAAACGGCTGCGGGGGATGGGCCGTTTCATCAGTGCGCGGAGACCATCCTCGTCATGCACCGCCGGCGCGCCGATGAACCCCGGGAAGACGGCGTTCGCTCCAGCCGCAAGGTAGATTTTGCACGTGAGTTCCAAGGCTTCTTGCATGCGGGCACGGTCGCCTTCCGGGAGAAGATATACGGCCTGCGCCCAACCAGCCGGGAGGCGGATCAATCGGCCTGTTGATGAATCGCTGATCAACGCGCCCCCATCGGTGAAGCCGCCGTACTGCGCCATCCACTGTTTGTGCTCTTGTCCGAATCCAGGAATGAGGAGTGAACCGACCGGAGGCGGAACCGCACCCACGAGGAAGATGAACCCCTTGTCCTCGAGAAATTGGTCTGAGAAGTAGCTTTGTGGAGTGCCCCGCCAGCAGGAGACGTCCTCATCGAAAATCGCGCCGGCCACGACTCCCGGATGGACGCGGAGATTTCGTCCGATGGCATCGGCGCCGATCCCGCTCTTCCAAAGGATGCGGGGGGTGTTCAGCGCGCCGGCCGCGAGAACGACGGTGGGTGCTTCGATGAACAGAGGTTCGCATACCTCGCCCTTCGACAGGCTCAGGGTGAGCGGAGTGGTTTCCGCTCGTGCCGATCCCGTCGAAGCACGGCCATTGCCCGTGGTTAGTGCTCGCACGATCGCCTCCACTCCCACCGCGCGCCCATTCTTCATCACGACTCGCTCCACTTTGCAGCGGGTGACAAGCTTTGCGCCTGCGGCCACCGCCGCCGGAATCCAGCTCAAGTGCGGCGCGAGTTTGGCATCGTTCGGGCAACCGACGACGCACATTCCCGCTCCCTTGCACCCTCGGGCGTTGCGTTTGGTGGGGGCACCCGACCAACCCAGTGCGCGGATTCCTCTCTCGAACACACGACCGTTCCCCCCGATGACTTCAGGTTCGATCTCGTGGATGTTCAGGAACCGCTCGATTTCCTG
This genomic window contains:
- a CDS encoding putative metal-binding motif-containing protein, with translation MRAITISLVFGLLLFSCSKARVLAETTPADSAPVNVVLPLSPEAAAALLGVGEQEELEADVYVNEELVAEGIRGGVRSGRRGEEASGIRGGIRAGRRGDVESGIRGGRRGAAARSVRRWVRGTPSRVVAAPFTGASSDTGIKPAATLQPQFQELGTRNQEPAEGDIAFAFEITFLLPQKSARDGANSIRTRVRPGKHQDVPLVEVKTTVKIKVSSQQSAVSGQPGTPSPSTGEGSGGGAPGGVTGSLDHGFTIEVEDTPLSMNDVELPDLDGDGIATLTEVASLIGTGAVAAGFTPASFDQAIAAAADPASKPTEAQAQKAFEDLAKKLEQKVVADFKSAGIPPAAEVKIELKQVDLTPPDTFVSAEALGAGREAQAGQDITFTFTCTETACVFRCALDDSAFAPCPASHVLRPASGEHKFAVAASDAMGNRDPSPAALTFTVLPSCVPTPELCDGKDNDCDGVVDEDLVGAGAPFTGASSDAGIKPATTAGTCDTGLPGVCAEGTQTCVNGALACAQTTSSSIEVCDSKDNDCDGTTDEDIPSASCSTGNQGVCSEGTQTCVNGALTCVQRLASSVEICDAKDNDCNGKVDDAIPSASCATGGKGVCAAGTTVCSNGTPVCSQTTASSAETCDGLDNDCNGTVDDGITSTSCTTGLQGVCSAGTTACSNGSSVCSQTTASSSEKCDALDNDCDGSTD
- a CDS encoding response regulator transcription factor, translating into MIRAILVDDHKMFREGLKEMLRATGDIVVVGEADNGKSAHDLVQRLRPDAVILDVSLPDMDGLDVARGFEGTPSRVVLLTMHDDPVTLARAARARLPGFVLKDSAFEDLVQAIRTVAAGGRFVSASVAAKLDALVFDGRAPGDSLTDREREILQWIARGLTNRQIGKKLSISTKTVETHRTHIMDKLDLHKAADLVRYAMETGLV
- a CDS encoding beta galactosidase jelly roll domain-containing protein; protein product: MAPVVTASAFILAATLLSAPPPTGEIALLDGTHLFRAGDDPAWSAPEADESGWIPVHIPGSLQSQGLHTDNGHGWYRLHFTLPRGFSPHRPALFLGRIGNSDETFLNGIRIGSAGAVRGKWVEATWDERLYPVPASLLRTEGENVLAIHVLNTWLSGGIMDGPAAIGDYAVLREIELDRENDRGAVESVLLSLFAFLLLAALWGYARGIRGREMLLFCATVMVYEAIYFLDTLLFYQTGWKGAVPQWASFALWCLLPALFLVFVISFCKARFHWAYKAIVALSIPLAAALVTWSGGHYTTMAFLFYAYAAAAGIAPVVVAAQAVRRRVPESGTVLLGVVGVVFGINAEVLSFLGIYPDHFLGPLDLGDLAAGFFVVLLTFALAARFIRIRNTMRSLSARVLNAYEDERKRLSRELHDGVGQSLLAVKLGLQMAEANLRKGERLEVETFTRAVADLSHSIDELRAVAVDLRPSALERTTMADAVRWHARLIRERSEVRISVEADPSFDIPLPAKDHFYRIFQEALGNAVKHSGAQSIRISLRKEGRAAILEIHDDGKGMKGGDGADRGLGLGLITIKERAELLNGSVALKTAPGGGTTLVLAIPTHD
- a CDS encoding GMC family oxidoreductase, with the protein product MTEHLNADVCVVGSGPGGGVVAKTLAEAGAKVVILERGMEYDRLDHGEPLVDGALRIVGRTRAFRLDMAHGLPPMPIFTGRCVGGSAALNAGTSFRVPESIRQRWTRDLHLDAFQKGYVESLYQEIERFLNIHEIEPEVIGGNGRVFERGIRALGWSGAPTKRNARGCKGAGMCVVGCPNDAKLAPHLSWIPAAVAAGAKLVTRCKVERVVMKNGRAVGVEAIVRALTTGNGRASTGSARAETTPLTLSLSKGEVCEPLFIEAPTVVLAAGALNTPRILWKSGIGADAIGRNLRVHPGVVAGAIFDEDVSCWRGTPQSYFSDQFLEDKGFIFLVGAVPPPVGSLLIPGFGQEHKQWMAQYGGFTDGGALISDSSTGRLIRLPAGWAQAVYLLPEGDRARMQEALELTCKIYLAAGANAVFPGFIGAPAVHDEDGLRALMKRPIPRSRLIGGSLHPMGTCAMGVDPKRSVVSPSGEVHGLEGLFIADGGILPTCTIVNPQQAIMTLALHVARGIRA